Proteins from one Escherichia coli genomic window:
- the apbC gene encoding iron-sulfur cluster carrier protein ApbC, with protein sequence MNEQSQAKSPEALRAMVAGTLANFQHPTLKHNLTTLKALHHVAWMDDTLHVELVMPFVWHSAFEELKEQCSAELLRITGAKAIDWKLSHNIATLKRVKNQPGINGVKNIIAVSSGKGGVGKSSTAVNLALALAAEGAKVGILDADIYGPSIPTMLGAENQRPTSPDGTHMAPIMSHGLATNSIGYLVTDDNAMVWRGPMASKALMQMLQETLWPDLDYLVLDMPPGTGDIQLTLAQNIPVTGAVVVTTPQDIALIDAKKGIVMFEKVEVPVLGIVENMSVHICSNCGHHEPIFGTGGAEKLAEKYHTQLLGQMPLHISLREDLDKGTPTVISRPESEFTAIYRQLADRVAAQLYWQGEVIPGEISFRAV encoded by the coding sequence ATGAACGAACAATCCCAGGCCAAATCACCAGAAGCCTTGCGCGCAATGGTCGCCGGGACACTGGCCAATTTTCAGCACCCAACCCTGAAGCATAACCTCACCACGCTGAAAGCGTTGCACCATGTCGCCTGGATGGACGACACGTTGCATGTGGAACTGGTTATGCCATTCGTCTGGCATAGCGCGTTCGAAGAGTTAAAAGAGCAATGTAGCGCCGAACTGCTGCGCATCACCGGGGCGAAAGCTATCGACTGGAAACTGTCTCACAATATCGCCACCTTAAAACGCGTGAAGAATCAGCCGGGAATTAACGGCGTGAAGAACATTATTGCTGTCAGCTCCGGTAAAGGCGGCGTGGGTAAATCCTCCACGGCGGTAAATCTGGCGCTGGCACTGGCGGCGGAAGGGGCGAAAGTCGGCATTCTGGACGCCGATATCTACGGCCCATCAATACCCACCATGCTGGGCGCAGAAAATCAGCGTCCAACTTCGCCGGACGGTACCCATATGGCACCGATTATGTCTCATGGACTGGCAACCAATTCAATTGGTTATCTGGTTACTGACGACAATGCGATGGTGTGGCGTGGTCCGATGGCGAGCAAGGCGTTAATGCAGATGTTGCAGGAAACCTTGTGGCCGGATCTCGACTATCTGGTGCTTGATATGCCGCCAGGCACCGGTGACATTCAATTGACACTGGCACAAAACATTCCAGTAACTGGCGCGGTAGTGGTCACCACCCCGCAGGACATTGCGTTGATCGATGCGAAAAAAGGCATTGTGATGTTCGAGAAAGTCGAGGTTCCGGTGCTCGGTATTGTCGAGAACATGAGTGTGCATATTTGCAGTAACTGTGGTCACCATGAACCGATTTTCGGTACCGGTGGTGCAGAGAAACTGGCCGAGAAATACCACACGCAGTTGCTGGGGCAGATGCCGTTACACATTTCCTTACGTGAAGATCTCGATAAAGGCACGCCAACAGTTATCAGCCGTCCGGAGAGCGAATTTACTGCTATCTACCGCCAGCTGGCTGACCGCGTTGCAGCCCAGCTTTATTGGCAGGGAGAAGTCATTCCTGGCGAGATTTCCTTCCGCGCGGTCTGA
- the yehE gene encoding YehE family protein yields the protein MNKYWLSGIIFLAYRMASPAFSSQTATLTINGRISPPTCSMAMVNGQPQQHCGQLTYDVDTRHQVSSPVKGVTTEVVVAGSDSKRRIVLNRYD from the coding sequence ATGAATAAGTACTGGCTGTCAGGAATTATTTTTCTTGCCTATAGAATGGCTTCTCCCGCGTTCTCTTCACAGACTGCCACATTAACGATTAATGGCAGGATCAGTCCCCCAACATGCAGTATGGCTATGGTTAATGGTCAACCTCAACAGCATTGTGGTCAGTTAACGTATGATGTTGATACCCGTCATCAGGTTTCTTCGCCAGTCAAAGGTGTGACGACAGAAGTGGTTGTTGCAGGTAGCGATAGCAAACGTCGAATC